Genomic window (Alnus glutinosa chromosome 9, dhAlnGlut1.1, whole genome shotgun sequence):
GATGAAGAAAGTAAGGACTTGAAGAATCagaaaatgtgaaagaaaatgAACCAGAAGCCATTAATggctgctttgataccatattgaCTTGTATAATGAATACAACAAAGAGGAAGATGAACAAAgattgagagaaaatgaagtATTTGAGAGCTCTGAATTTCTTCTTGTATATCAAACGTAGTTAATGAATTACAAcagaaaaacatatatatatatatatatatatatacacacacacacgaaggCTAAAACCTACAATCATTTGTACAGCTAACATCCAGCTCATACTCCACGTCATATAACAATTTAACAAACTCTAACTTAATAACCAACTTGTCTAAATCAACTTTGACTTGTTGACTTTGTGCTAACCGTGAAAGTTAGTTCAATACTCTTTGCTCACTGAAGTGTGGTACTCAGGGCTGGGTTTGGATtttgaatttggatcctctccatttcaagtggAGAGAATTTCTCTCCATTTTGAATTTTAGTGTGAAATTCTCACATACATAGATCTTACACTCAATATAAaaatgtgtacaaataacaAATCTCTCCATCCGTATCCATCCATATCAAAACATCTTAAAGTTAGTCTCGTTCTTTTAACATAGTCTGATCTCTGTCTCACAAATGACATAAAGGTAGGAAGTCGATGAAGAGAGATTAATAACATAAAGTCCCATTCCTTTAATATCAAACACTCATCACTCGGAAGAACCATCCGATTTGCAATGTTTTCACTGAAATATCATTTCATTCTTTCAACACCCCAATTTGAAAGAATTGGAATAACATAAATCCTTGTCCAAATCACCTATTAAATGCAAGAAAAATTGTAATATGTAAATAACTCCAATTTGAAGGAgtgtaacaatttttttaacatgaacataagtacaaagaatgaagtaAACGAAGAACTCAAActaatactccgtttgtttcgacgtaaaatgatttccatcgtaaaatatttttggcgaaatcattttcagaaaaatgattttctcgaaaaatattttacggcgtttggctcgcacgaaaaaattacgaaaagcaAAAATCAAAGTCTAGCAATTGCCGCCTAAATCCGGCAATGTCCGGTCACCGTTGCTAGATTCCGGCGAGCTGGTTTGGCCGAATCAATGGCCGGATCCGTTCAAATCTGACCAGATACCGGTCATTTTGGCTAGATCCGGCCGGCTTCTGATCATAGCCAGAATCCGATAACGATGGCCGGATGTCGTCGGATTCCAGAACCGGCAGAATTCCGGTGGCcagatgttgccggattccggcaccgGTTGGATTTCGACGACTAAtcattgccggattccgacaattGGAAATCAAACGTGTGTGgaaggacgaagagtttaatttcaaaaaacgatttacggttttgaaaatcgtaaatcgttttccaaaaattaaagaaacttttacggtcaaactgaaaatgattttcgttgaccattattttcgctcctaccaaataccgtaaaatgtcgaaatcatttttcagaaatcatatTATGCTGAAACCAACTGAGCATTATGCTGAAATTAAACTCTacgtccttacacgcacgtttgatatccaattgccggaatccgacaatGGTCAGTCGTTAAAATCCAACTGGCGCCGAAATTCGACGACATTCGGCACCATCGCCGAATTCCGGAGGACTAGAATATGGCCGGATTCTGGCTATGGTCAgaagccggccggatctggacaAAATGACTGGGGTCCGGCCAGATCTGGAGGGATCTGGCCATTGATCCAGCCGAATCTAGACGGATCCGGCCAAACCTGTTTGCCaaaatccggcaacggcgaccggacgttgtaGGATTCCGATAGCAGttgccgaactttgattttcgcctcttgaaattttttcatgcAAGCTAAACaccgtaaaatattttcgagaaaatcattttttttttctgaaaatgatttcgccgaaaatattttacgacaaaaatcattttacatcaaaacaaacaaagcatatatattttacattatttacctCTCGAATAAGGCTGCTCTTCAGCCTTTTTACCTCTCTGgaaaattattcattttggCATCTTTGGGACCCTAACGAAAAGTAGAAAGAGACCCTAGAAGTTGCATTTCAGTTATATTTGTTATTACCTAAATAAGATTTACTTTCAATAAAACATCTCGAATAAAATGGTTGTTATCTTATTCACTAAGCCTAAATGAGATTAACCTCCAATTTACGCACATGAATTAcctcaaaaatataaattggaACCACATATATTGCCGCAATATGTTTccaatcatttaaaatttttaaatggcGTAACACCATATACAATGTTAGttgcaataaaacaaaatttgaactaTAAAACAAATCCTcattatttcacttgaaaatgaGAGAATCATGTTCTGAAAGTGCAATGCTAccattttgaatttatttattttttatacgtAATTTCATCTCATTGAAAAGTGCATAGAGttgcaaccctaatacacataAAGTATATAAGATAATCTTctattcaataaaaaaagaataacaaaggttcaaaaaatatagaaaaactaGGACAATAAAGAAACTATTATGTGCTACTATCCATGTTTAAAGGGAAATGAATATAATCTTCTTTAGTTATACCACTGAAGGCTCTCTATCTTCAAAATTTTGGGTAttctccaaagacaccacattaaacataaAGGAGCAAACCTCAAGACTTTCAAAATGTCACAACTCTCCCATCTGACCTTCACAACTCATCAACAACTCTCTCACATTTCTAACCATAACTCAATCAacaccaaacaaattaaatagcAAGCTCCATAAATCTCTTACAGCTTCACAATAAAGAAGAAGGTTACATTATCATTTGACCTATTTACAACATACTACATATTGTTTCGTGAAAAGTCTTTACTATGAAAATTACTTAGCAgctgtttcatttttttttatttttttttataagtaagaaaatttcattaaaaaagcgtaaggcgcccctaagtacacaggaagtatacacatgAGCAACTCAGCTAGTCCACatgaaaaacccaagaaaacccataagaaactacatatccacaacacccaaaactcACATGAAACCCAAGATATAATAGAAaccccccaacaaacacccaagatacaaagtaacccccataataaaataaaacccaatagaaccccccaaccaacacccaagatacaaagtaatcccccataatacaataaaacccaagattcaATAGAAACCCCCCATCAAACAGTTctacaaacacccaagatacaatagcTGTTTCATGCTACAAACAGTTCTTACCACTTCATCAGGCACAAGATAGATGGGTCCTAAGCGTTCGCAAGTACTTGCAGCTAGATGAGCCTTTGAAGTGTTTATTGCACCTGCTGCAGCGTGCGGCAGTCAAGAAATGAATCCCTTGCTCTTTAAACTTTCAACAGCTTCCTTGATAATTTGCTCCACGGGAATGAATTGTAAGCCCAAGTCCATCAGCTTCTTGGATCCAAGCGTCGCCCTCGACAACCCAGGTTGGGTATGCTTAGGCAACCTACATATACAAGAACATCATAAGTTAGGCATTTATGCAACCACTTCTATTGCATTTAAGTTCTAAAATTTCCATAGAGCAGATATATTCACGTGGCCATAAGTTTCTTGACTGcaaaatctaaaaataatatatgatgCATGGCAGCACAAAGAAAACTTAAATAAGCCAGTGAAAGATGGAACATCATCAAGAGGCAAGAATAAAAGTCACATCACTGGGCCTCTACAGATCCAACCACACCCAATTCAAGGATTAGAAGAGCCATTTTATAGTTATGATTTTACTTTGTTAcatttaatagtgtatatgaTGCCAAAAAATTCAATGACATGGGATCATGTATACCAttagatgcaacaaaataaaatcctaaataTGAAATGGCTCCTCTCCATTACAAGTAAAATGGAGAAGATCATGTTCCGTCCAAGGATTGGAGTGACATTTGGTGGGATGAACCCCAGGAAAAACTAAAgtgattttttatattattaaaaaacaaaaaatcatagTTGATTTATGGCCAACTAAAAGTagttaaaatcaaaacaaaataaaagatacACCTCCATGATACTTTCTGTAGCAGAGAGTGCATTATCAATGTCAAACTTAATAAAGCTCGTTTGACAACCGGTAGttagatatcttcttcatcattAATGCAATCCACCATTATAATCTCTAGATCACAATTATCCTTGGAATGCAATCCAATTCCACCATATTGTGGGCATAAGGTTCTGATGCTGTTTTTACGGTTATCAGATGTTCAAGTCTATATACAAGACGTGTATAGAGTGTCTGCTTCAAATCCATTTGCAGTAGCAGGAAGTCAAATTTATTACCTTGGCACCTTATATTCAGGGTAAAGTTCAGCAAGCTTTGCTACAAAATCACTATAATTCGATATAGATTCAACACACAAGTGCCTTCCAGTTGCTGATTTGTTTTCATACAGCAAGATATGTGCTAGGGCTACATCTTTAAAATGCACATATCCCATAAAAAGGTCCTCAGATGCTTCAGTGCCTCCTGCAGCAAGGATAGAATAGCATCATTAGTGCTTTTATTAACTCTAAATATAagaaacttaaacttaaaaagTCAAGAGACTACAGAGTCACAGACTACATTCAGTTAAAGGTGTGACAGGGGTTTCGGAACATCAACCCAAATAGGGCTCATCTTCTATATAAAGGTAGAATGACAAAACTCGTTGAAAGCTTACACTACCGTGTTTTTGCCTGCTGCTTATTACTTGGCATGCATTGTCTTTAGCATCCTTTGCTTTTAGCATGGCTACTTCCCAACCCGGGGAACAGCAAAGGGTGACAAGCTTTAGACAACCCAAAGGGTAACTATAGTGAAACCCTTATGGACATCAATTCTCAAGACCAACCTATGGTAGCCAAGAGATGAAGAGAGTAGTATATCACTGCACACCTGCAGAAGTTGAGTACCGTCCCTTTTTCCAAGCTGGGGACTACCCACGTATATGACCCTAAATATGAGATTAAAAGTACTAAATGAatacttgttttctttttataaataatcgaaatatcattaaaagcttTAAGCGCCACTAGGTACACACAAAGcatacaagaaaaataaaataaaaaataaaaactagctaGAAGGAGAAAACATAACAggaaaatcataataattaatCATCACAGGAGAAAGAAAAGTATATGTCCAAAGATACTgagttttgaagaaaaaaatacttAATCCTCAAAGGAAATCATGAATACTCGTTTTGAAGAATGTTAACAAACTTAACTTTTACAGTGACAAATTCTTTATTTAAGGCAGCCATTTGGTTTCTATTCCTTGTTCCACTCAAGCCTTAATCATATGGAGACTTGACCAAAGTAAAGGGGAAGATGGGgtttgtttgataaaactttttagatggtgctttttgcttaaaaaagtgttttgatgtgacataagaGATGCAAGTAGttatgagtgttttgtgtttggagctatttgttaatgcttttgcctttttccttaaaagcaaaaaaaaaaaaatccaaaaaagggTAACAAACGGACCCCGTGATTTAATCAGGGTaatataaaatgaagaaaacttATAATTACACCGGTCATTAAAACATCTTCCAAGTAAAATAGTTGTAACTTTCTGAGCAAGCCTAACACCCCTTTGGCCCTTTGAGTTCTAGTTTGGTAATTCAAGTTGAAGTTAGAAATATAAGTACCATAACAATATAATGATCACTAAAAAGCCACATTGCACAAATAGAGCACTAccctgaaaaaaagaaagaaaaaagaagcattaCCCTGGAGAAGGCTGCCAAACAATAACATGCTTGCGTTGAGTCTTGGAGGAATAACAGGGCCCAACACCATCCCAGGGTTCACCACCACCACATCCAAACCCTTCTCTTTGGAAAAATTCCATGCCGCTTTCTCGGCTAGTGTTTTAGAAATTGGATACCATAACTAcaccacaaaacaaacaaacaaaattgtCATTAGTGTTTGTAATATCCTATGTATGATTCAGACATTCAGTCCACGTCGATGCAATGCCTGATAACCCAATCGGGGGTCCCAATCGGGAGTCCAACAATTATTCTCTAACAAATTGGTCCAAAGCTACACAAACGGACGTGCATTTTGCATATATACGATAGGGGCACTCACTCCCTTCTGCTTGCAGTACTCAATGTCGGTCCAGCAAGCCTCAGCCTCGACAATGTCGTCTGGCAAATTAGGGCTCGTAGTAATGGCCATCAACGATGATGTCAGCACTACACGGCTCACCCCAGCTTCCTTCGCCGCCGTCAGTACATTTATAGTTCCCTTGATCGCCGGGTCCAGAAGTTGCTTCTACATAAGACATCAATTTATACAATATTGTTAGAATAATGGTTAaatcataacatatatatatataatttcaggTTACtgtgtgaaaataaaaataattaaaaaaaaaaaaaaaaaaaaaaaaaaaaaaaaaacctcggGATCTGGGACTTGATCGACGATGTTGGGAGAGGCGACGTGGAAGACTCCGGCGCAGCCATTGACGGCGGAGACGATGGAGCCGTAATCAAGGAGATCGATCTGGAAGAGACGGAGGCGAGTCTCAGCGCCTTCTAGGGCCTCTAGGTGCTTCGTTTCACTCTCGTTCTCTGCAAATAGGGAGCGAATTTAAGCGGGGAGATGGCATTTCCGTAGATAAATGCAAGAGTAAGCGCATTTTTGAAACGAAAAATAGTGTGTGAAGTAACTGAGATCTTGGACGGTGGCGTGGACAGTGTAGCCACGGTCCAGAAGGAGACGGACGACCCAGGATCCAATGCAGCCGCTGGCTCCGGTGACGCACACCACCTCACCCTCCTTCGCCATCCCACTCTCTCCACTCACTAAAGTGTGGCACTCAGGGCTGGGTTCGGATTTTAGCTACGTGGCAAGATAGGAATGCTGTAGTGgcagtgtatatatatatatatatatataaaagtaacgATTGATTGtcatctttttatataatttttcaccacATTTTTGATGTGGTAAGATAGTCTtccaccttattttatttttaaaattcaaaaatagtAGGAAGCCACCTTACTAAAATGGTAAAAACTTGTACAAAAAGATgataatgaatcattactcatcgTGGTATAAAAAGTTTACTTTAATAAAGCTAGACTGATCAGCTGGTAGGATTGCGGGGTCAGACCAATAATGCTTGTTTGGGTAGCCAATAATAACAAGCCAATAATGTCATCTGAGTGGGCTTAGAATCACAAATCATCAAGTGATCCTAAGAAGTAAATGGGTCATGTCCAAACAGATTATGATTATGACCCTGGAAGATTGATTCTTCATCTTCagcatcatcttcatcatcactaTTACTATGCTTGAATGTTTTCAAGAATAGATTCAACATTTCCAAATCTCTCTTTGAAGGTCCTGTCTTTTTCTTGGACTTTGAAGAAGTAGAGGACTAGACTTTTTCTTACAACTGGAGTTAACAACTTCGTAATAGCAGGGGGTGCCACAGCAACAGCAGGGATAGCTGTTCTTGCTATCTTTTGGGCAAACTCCTTGTTAACAGTTTTCAACAATAAGATCAATTTGTGGAAATTTGTCTCACCATTTGGCAAACCAATGTCGATCGAGAATGTCACCATCTTTAACATATTGCCATTTAAGAATCCAAAgaatcttatattttttttaatgaaatgcaACATAGGGGTAAATTGTGTACCATAAGAATCCACCTTGTACAAATCCTTGAAGTTACAGAAGGCATCGGCAAGTTTTAGGGGAAGAATATCTGGAATGGGTCCGAAATTTTCCCACCATTTGCAGAACCATAAGGACAAAATTCCCTCAAAttgtttatcaaaattaatGAATCAGGAATGATCAAAATTAGGTGTCTGGAATAACATTAATTTAAACCAAGCCTCCACATAATCATAGTAACAATAAGGGATATCGAAACCAGGAAGTTCTTTGGTTTTGGAAGGGTGTTCACCCCGGTCCTTCtcataaataattttatcaaagTAGACACAATGGTAAAGaagtttagtggaatcaattctATCAAAGATAGGTTTAAAATGGACAGATTTGGTTGTTAATAGGATAGTAGTATAGAAATTGAGATTTTTAGCTGGATGTACAGGAATCCAGTGAAAACGATGAGGAAAATAAGTAAGTGTCAATTGAGAATGGTCTCTAATAGAGGCACGATTTaattcaacaaaaaacaagTGTTGGAAGAAGGAATATAAACATAAGCATAAGCTTGCTCGTGTTTAACAAATGGGGATCTGGGTTTCTGCGAAGAAACAACAAAGGGGCAAAAACAATGAGCCAGGAAGTTAGAGAGAGAACATCTGAGAaacttctagagagagagagagagagcctttCCGAGATTTTGTTTCGTCAGGGGGAGGCCCCTCCCGGCACTGGTCTTTCCCTTAATCCTTATGGATTAGGGAGGCTTTTGTTCGCCCCACTGGTTCCCAATGGCGGGTGTTGTTGTTCTCCCAGCCTCTAGGTTGTGGAGCTTTTGGTCCCTTCAGGTGTTGATCCGGTTGTGGTTTGTtttctttggttgttttgtctttgtttttctgttgttttggtACAAGCAAATGGATTTTCAGGCTTTGGCCTTTAGGGAATGGCGGATGTTGGTGGGTCTTTGGCGGAGTTGTTCTTTATTGTTATATCTACAAGCCTCGGCTGGGGGTTTGTCAACAGGAGCCTTTTCTTAGTGTTCACCGGCTTCCTTTGGTCACGGCTATCACTTGACGGGGCTATGCGGTTTGTTGATGACCACGCGCCGGGGAGCTTCCTCCCTAGGTTCATGCGTGAGGGTCACGACTTGTATATTCGGTCTTGACTGGTGTGGTTCTGGGCTTTTAGAGGTCGTTGGATGCTGGATTGGTTCTCGGAGTTGGTGTGTCCTCTTCAAACGCTAATCTCCAACGACGGTTTTCCCGGAGCTTCAATTTGTGTTCTTCTGTTTGTTttgtatattctttttctttgtttcacaGTCTACCTTTTGGTAGCTGCTTCAAGCCAAAATCTTTCCTGACTTTGTGATTAGAGATTCTTCATCTCTGTTCACTTCTATGGCCTACGGGCTTTGATGTAGCCTTTGGGCATTTAGATTACCTTCTGTGTTCCTGTAAGTGTATTGGATTTGGCCTTGTGTAATCCCATCTACGGTTTGATTCTCTGCAATAAAGGTTGAAggttgttataaaaaaaaaaaaaaaaagagaaacaagggCACTAGCGTATGTAACAAGAGGTTTTGGGCTGGAGGCCATAAACCTATTTGCAATAGTAACAAAATAGGCAATAGGGGAAGACTCTAATTTGATGACCAGAGCGTTTGCAGCATTAGGAACCTTCGATTTTCCTTTGTCCTTTTTGCTTGCTACGAGGGCATTGCAAAAAttcacaagaaagaaaatctgGAATGGAATTATTAATTCCTTTGAtatattcaatatcaaaataaaaaatacttaaaatagcTTACCATCTtgcaaaaatttgttttgaagcaatattttcaacatcctttttcaaaatttatttagcaGATTGACAATCAATGCGTAATAAGAATTTTTGATTTAGCAAATTAGATTGAAATTTTGTAATGCAGAGaacaataaaaagaatttattttttaatagtactataaTTAGTTTGTGTATTATTCTAGGATCCGGAGTGGAATCAAACAATTTGTTCAGGAGATTCTGGTGAAACAATTTGTTTCAGAATTCCTCAATAACCAATGTCAGAGGCATTAGTCTCAACAACTTTGAAAGCATGTTCATAAGGAATACCTAAGCAGGGTAAAGTTTTAACATGGGTCTTAATCTCTATGACTAGAGTGGTATGTATATCAGTCCAGGGAGGAGAGTTATCTTGTAATCTATCAAATAGGGGTTTGCAATATTTCCTAAGATCCTTATAGAAGTCGGCAACGTAGTTTAAAGACCCTAAAAATCTCTGGAGTTGAGTTTTATCAATAATGACATCAGGAAATTTGTCAGCAAATTGAATAGCTCTATCAATTGGATGAACTTGTCATTCAGAAAAGTCAAAACTAAGGAATCTAATCTTGATTTGAAAAAGTCAAATATTTGTAGCAGAAACAAGAAGACCATTGTGTTTGATAATATCTAAAAACGTATTCAAATGTTTCCAATGTTCATCAATGGATTTGGAATAGATTAGAACATCATCAATGTAGACAATAGTGAAATGGCTGAAGGGAtttaaaatatcattcataatattttaGAATTCACTATGAGCATTTTtgaaaccaaaaggcataacattCTACTCATAATGACCAAAATGAGTGGTAAATGCTGTTTTGTATCTATATTTCTCAATAATCTAGATTTTCCAAAACT
Coding sequences:
- the LOC133878084 gene encoding cinnamoyl-CoA reductase CAD2-like, whose translation is MAKEGEVVCVTGASGCIGSWVVRLLLDRGYTVHATVQDLKNESETKHLEALEGAETRLRLFQIDLLDYGSIVSAVNGCAGVFHVASPNIVDQVPDPEKQLLDPAIKGTINVLTAAKEAGVSRVVLTSSLMAITTSPNLPDDIVEAEACWTDIEYCKQKGLWYPISKTLAEKAAWNFSKEKGLDVVVVNPGMVLGPVIPPRLNASMLLFGSLLQGGTEASEDLFMGYVHFKDVALAHILLYENKSATGRHLCVESISNYSDFVAKLAELYPEYKVPRLPKHTQPGLSRATLGSKKLMDLGLQFIPVEQIIKEAVESLKSKGFIS